One stretch of Chryseobacterium indologenes DNA includes these proteins:
- a CDS encoding acyltransferase family protein has product MTRDYSERLYGLDHLRALAIVLVVLFHYRAFKHPEWIDMIGRFGWSGVDLFFVLSGFLISGQLFKEMNDRGTINLKTFYIKRFFRIIPAYFFTLFLYFSVPFFREREALPSLWKFITFTQNYGLDVISRGTFSHAWSLCIEEQFYLILPLFLWVMMPSRLFKYFAVLILFIIIFSLIMRAVTWNGFMIGKDHNSLEFWRTWYMKIYYPTHTRLDGLGIGVLIGYCMQYSVGFKRMVHQNGNRLFLVGLLLLGISFWICNEQASNEGSVLGFTLVAISYGFIVLSAVSVSSFLSKNKSYVTTQLAALSYAVYLSHKGIIHMVQVLFDRFNLENSDTVCLFVCMLGCLIGGLLYRFCIEKPCTGIKYMILKDK; this is encoded by the coding sequence ATCCGGAATGGATTGACATGATCGGGAGATTTGGCTGGAGTGGGGTTGATCTCTTTTTTGTATTGAGTGGTTTCCTGATCTCAGGGCAACTGTTTAAAGAGATGAATGATAGGGGAACGATAAATTTAAAGACATTTTATATCAAACGTTTTTTCAGAATCATTCCGGCCTATTTTTTTACACTCTTTCTGTACTTTTCAGTCCCTTTTTTCAGGGAACGTGAAGCTTTACCCTCTTTATGGAAATTTATAACCTTCACGCAGAACTATGGGTTGGATGTGATTAGCCGGGGAACATTTTCTCATGCATGGTCTTTATGTATTGAAGAGCAATTTTATCTTATTCTACCTTTGTTTCTTTGGGTGATGATGCCTTCAAGATTATTTAAATACTTTGCTGTTTTGATTCTTTTCATTATCATTTTTTCTCTGATCATGAGAGCTGTGACATGGAATGGATTTATGATTGGAAAAGATCATAATTCTCTGGAATTCTGGCGTACATGGTACATGAAAATATATTATCCAACCCATACAAGATTAGATGGGCTTGGAATAGGAGTTCTTATCGGCTATTGTATGCAATATTCCGTTGGTTTTAAAAGAATGGTCCATCAAAATGGAAATAGGCTTTTCCTTGTAGGACTCCTGTTGTTGGGCATTTCATTTTGGATTTGTAATGAACAGGCGTCAAATGAAGGGTCCGTACTTGGGTTTACTTTGGTGGCAATAAGCTATGGTTTTATTGTTCTGTCAGCTGTTTCAGTATCGTCATTTCTTTCAAAGAATAAATCCTATGTTACTACCCAACTGGCTGCTTTGTCTTACGCGGTTTATCTTTCTCACAAGGGAATTATTCACATGGTTCAGGTGCTTTTTGATCGTTTTAATCTTGAAAATTCAGATACGGTATGCCTGTTTGTTTGTATGCTAGGTTGTCTGATTGGTGGTTTATTGTACAGATTCTGTATTGAGAAACCTTGTACGGGTATTAAATACATGATTTTAAAGGATAAATGA
- a CDS encoding serine hydrolase domain-containing protein encodes MVRIKLFFTLTISILGSFSGKAQKITAYSKKIDSIIATSTPLKFNGVVLVSQNGKNRYLKANGFKDFEKKVPLKTNDQFEIMSNSKQITAVLIVQAAEQGKLDLKTPIKKYLPTLTQSWADTVTVHNLLNHTHGIIDLDKPAAFKAGSQFKYGNLSYKLLGEILQNTTGKSFTELANTLFKKLKMEKTFVYNSKNNQALVPGYRSEHNQFEKVEESFLNDDIAPAAGVISTVEDLAKWDQALFKGKLLSPQFQKLILTPSTSSQHNVFGKESMGFGYNIRFIKEAGLDYYAVTGLGDGFTCLNVYFPSTDTSLIILENQMPRNSEHWSLQEAAIKNVMLKSITSK; translated from the coding sequence ATGGTCAGAATAAAATTATTTTTCACTCTTACGATTTCCATTTTGGGTTCTTTTTCGGGAAAAGCACAAAAAATAACGGCTTATTCAAAAAAGATTGACAGCATCATAGCCACTTCTACCCCATTGAAATTCAATGGAGTGGTTTTAGTTTCCCAAAATGGAAAAAACAGATACCTGAAGGCAAACGGATTTAAAGATTTTGAAAAAAAAGTTCCTTTAAAAACCAACGATCAGTTTGAAATCATGTCAAACTCTAAACAAATCACTGCCGTTTTGATTGTACAGGCTGCTGAACAGGGAAAACTTGATCTTAAGACTCCCATAAAAAAATACCTTCCAACACTTACCCAGTCTTGGGCTGACACGGTAACTGTTCACAATCTTTTAAATCATACCCATGGAATAATAGACCTGGATAAACCTGCTGCATTTAAAGCCGGTTCCCAGTTTAAATACGGAAATCTTTCTTATAAGCTTCTAGGAGAAATCCTTCAAAACACAACCGGAAAAAGCTTTACAGAACTGGCCAACACTCTCTTCAAAAAGCTGAAGATGGAGAAAACATTTGTATATAACAGTAAAAATAATCAGGCTCTGGTTCCAGGATATAGAAGTGAACATAACCAATTCGAAAAAGTGGAAGAATCATTTCTCAATGATGATATTGCCCCTGCAGCTGGAGTTATTTCCACAGTAGAGGACCTCGCTAAGTGGGATCAGGCATTATTTAAAGGAAAACTTCTTTCACCTCAGTTTCAAAAGCTGATTCTCACTCCTTCTACTTCATCTCAACATAATGTCTTTGGTAAGGAAAGCATGGGATTTGGGTACAATATCAGATTCATCAAAGAAGCCGGACTCGATTATTATGCCGTGACAGGACTTGGTGACGGCTTTACCTGTCTGAATGTATATTTCCCATCAACAGATACAAGTTTGATTATTCTTGAAAACCAAATGCCAAGAAACAGTGAACACTGGAGCCTGCAGGAAGCTGCCATCAAAAATGTGATGCTAAAAAGTATTACTTCAAAATAA